In Spinacia oleracea cultivar Varoflay chromosome 5, BTI_SOV_V1, whole genome shotgun sequence, a single window of DNA contains:
- the LOC110797137 gene encoding uncharacterized protein translates to MVGGKERSKERREKRLQEISLLRTIPYSDHRRWWTSETIAVVTGGNRGIGFEITRQLAGHGLTVVLTSRDTEVGIEAVKVLQEVGLLVEFHQLDIVDPQSILDFAEWIQETHGGLDILVNNAGINFNVGSENSIEHAEQVIRTNYYGTKSVIEAMIPLMRPSPSGARIVNISSRLGRLHGKKNRIEDDTLREQLSNEELLSEELIDDTLKTFIEQTKDGSWINAGWPQTSTDYSISKLATNCYTRYLARKLSDRAEGEKICVNCFCPGWVKTAMTGWNGNVSVEDAADTGVWLALLPEQPTNGKFYAERREINF, encoded by the exons atggtGGGAGGAAAAGAACGCTCAAAAGAGCGTCGAGAAAAGAGACTCCAAGAGATTTCTTTGCTTCGTACAATTCCATATTCAGACCATCGACG GTGGTGGACCTCTGAAACAATTGCAGTAGTGACTGGAGGTAATAGAGGGATAGGTTTTGAGATCACTAGGCAACTTGCTGGTCATGGGTTGACAGTCGTACTTACCTCAAGAGATACTGAAGTTGGTATTGAGGCTGTGAAAGTCCTACAAGAGGTTGGATTGTTAGTGGAGTTTCATCAATTAGATATTGTCGATCCTCAATCTATTCTAGATTTCGCTGAATGGATTCAAGAAACTCATGGTGGCCTAGATATTTTG GTTAACAATGCAGGTATCAATTTCAATGTTGGATCAGAGAATTCAATTGAACATGCAGAGCAAGTTATTAGAACAAATTATTATGGCACCAAAAGTGTTATTGAGGCTATGATCCCTTTAATGAGACCTTCTCCTTCTGGTGCCCGTATTGTGAATATTAGCTCAAGACTGGGAAGATTGCATGGGAAAAAAAAT AGGATTGAGGATGATACATTGAGAGAACAACTATCTAATGAAGAACTATTGTCAGAGGAATTAATTGATGATACTTTAAAAACATTTATAGAACAGACAAAAGACGGTAGTTGGATCAATGCAGGGTGGCCTCAAACATCCACTGATTACTCAATATCGAAACTTGCTACTAATTGCTATACAAGATACTTGGCAAGAAAGCTATCAGATAGAGCGGAAGGTGAAAAAATTTGTGTAAATTGTTTTTGCCCTGGTTGGGTTAAAACAGCAATGACAGGGTGGAATGGAAATGTATCTGTTGAAGATGCAGCTGATACTGGTGTATGGCTTGCGTTACTTCCTGAACAACCAACCAATGGGAAATTTTATGCCGAAAGACGTGAAATTAATTTCTAA